The Rickettsiales bacterium genome includes the window CGATCGCATTATCTGCCACTTCATCCTTCTTTGTTAGCTCAACATAAGTCTGCACCGCAGCATATTGTTTATCAGGATTCCACTTATGCTGCTGCGCGATATTACCTTGAACAATATGTAGCTGATGATCAGTATATTCAGTCGGATGGCTATTTAAGCGCCATGTGCCGTAACTAAAGGGTATCGATACCATCAATAGCGAGACACTCAGTGCCACCGTGCGTTGGCGCGAATTATCGGTTAAGAACCACACCACCGGCAAGGTCGATAACAGCACGGTCCACGCGGCGTAATGATAACTTCCAATGAGATAGGCCCATTGCATCATCGGCTCAGAGACCGCCCACGCATAGGAAACCAGACTCCAAGGAAACCCGCTAAATAAATGCCCGCGCAGCCATTCCGCTCCTAGCCACACTAAAGCGAATAAAAAAATTGTGAGTATACCACGCAAAGAAAATCGCTTTCGCAACCAGTGTGTTAGCAAGGTAGCAAGTCCATAATAGATCGCCAAAATAGACGGCAGACCGAGCACTGCGAACGGGATCATCCAAGCGAATTTATCCGGCTCAACCAGCAGTGCATGCGCGAACCAGTACAGTCCGCTGGTGAAATAGCCCAGCCCGAACCACCAGCCGGTAAAGAAAGCCTGACGCTTCGTTTGCGCATACCATAACAAGTAAAAAAAACCGCTGAAAGCTGGTATTAACAGAAAGAATAGATGAACCGGCGGCAAAGCCGCTGTCGCGAGCACTCCGC containing:
- the lnt gene encoding apolipoprotein N-acyltransferase, which translates into the protein MKALKRYSLATLCGVLATAALPPVHLFFLLIPAFSGFFYLLWYAQTKRQAFFTGWWFGLGYFTSGLYWFAHALLVEPDKFAWMIPFAVLGLPSILAIYYGLATLLTHWLRKRFSLRGILTIFLFALVWLGAEWLRGHLFSGFPWSLVSYAWAVSEPMMQWAYLIGSYHYAAWTVLLSTLPVVWFLTDNSRQRTVALSVSLLMVSIPFSYGTWRLNSHPTEYTDHQLHIVQGNIAQQHKWNPDKQYAAVQTYVELTKKDEVADNAIVIWPETAFPYFLEAATPPVKFIADSLPKHGVLLTGAMRAEWNKGRQGIKSFFNSVHAVRPDGSVETTYDKVRLVPFGEFVPLRGILPVEKITHGIQDFVHGEGAKSLHVKGVPAFQPLICYETIFPEFKSEGARWLLNVTNDAWFGQSAGPYQHLQMARFRAVEQGIPMVRAANTGISAVFDAYGRELASLPLGERGTITMMLPKPAL